The Halobacterium sp. CBA1132 genome has a segment encoding these proteins:
- a CDS encoding ORC1-type DNA replication protein — MSDDPEEGMLGWDESVFRDEHVFEIDYVPEVFQHRESELQTLQYALRPAVRGNRPLNVMVRGPPGTGKTTAVQKLFGELGGQHGVRTVRVNCQVDSTRYAVFSRIFEEIFDYEPPSSGISFKKLFGQVAERIADDEEVLVVALDDVNYLFYEDEASDTLYSLLRAHETHSGAKVGVIVVSSDLDLDVIENLDGRVQSVFRPEEAYFPAYDRGEIADILGDRVDVGFREDAVPTTVLDRVAELTDEAGDLRVGIDLLRRAGLHAESRASTTVELEDVEAVSEEAKNIHLSRSLRALSETERALVETVADCDGEQAGDVYDAFNDRTDLGYTRYTEIVNKLDKLGLIDAEYEQLDGRGRSRTLRLTHDPDAVKEQL; from the coding sequence ATGAGCGACGACCCCGAGGAGGGGATGCTGGGGTGGGACGAGTCCGTGTTCCGGGACGAACACGTCTTCGAAATCGACTACGTCCCGGAGGTGTTCCAGCACCGCGAGTCCGAACTCCAGACGCTGCAGTACGCGCTCCGGCCGGCGGTCCGCGGGAACCGCCCGCTGAACGTGATGGTCCGGGGGCCGCCCGGCACCGGGAAGACGACCGCGGTCCAGAAGCTGTTCGGGGAGCTCGGCGGCCAGCACGGCGTCCGCACGGTGCGCGTGAACTGCCAAGTGGACTCCACGCGGTACGCGGTGTTCTCCCGCATCTTCGAGGAGATATTCGACTACGAGCCGCCCTCCTCCGGCATCTCGTTCAAGAAGCTGTTCGGGCAGGTCGCCGAGCGCATCGCCGACGACGAGGAGGTGCTGGTGGTGGCGCTGGACGACGTGAACTACCTGTTCTACGAGGACGAAGCCTCCGACACACTCTATTCGCTGTTGCGCGCCCACGAGACGCACTCGGGCGCGAAAGTCGGCGTCATCGTGGTGTCCTCGGACCTCGACCTCGACGTCATCGAGAACCTCGACGGCCGCGTGCAGTCCGTGTTCCGGCCCGAAGAGGCGTACTTCCCGGCGTACGACCGCGGCGAAATCGCGGACATTCTCGGGGACCGCGTGGACGTCGGGTTCCGCGAGGACGCAGTGCCGACGACGGTGCTGGACCGCGTCGCGGAGCTCACGGACGAGGCGGGCGACCTCCGCGTTGGCATCGACTTGCTGCGGCGCGCGGGCCTGCACGCCGAGTCGCGCGCGAGCACGACCGTCGAACTGGAGGACGTCGAAGCGGTCTCCGAGGAGGCGAAGAACATTCACCTCTCGCGGAGCCTGCGCGCGCTCTCCGAGACCGAGCGCGCGCTCGTGGAGACGGTCGCGGACTGCGACGGCGAGCAGGCGGGCGACGTCTACGACGCGTTCAACGACCGCACCGACCTCGGGTACACGCGGTACACGGAAATCGTGAACAAGCTCGACAAGCTCGGACTCATCGACGCGGAGTACGAGCAACTGGACGGGCGCGGGCGCTCGCGGACGCTGCGGCTCACCCACGACCCGGACGCTGTCAAGGAACAACTGTAA
- the rpiA gene encoding ribose-5-phosphate isomerase RpiA, with protein sequence MKNTGGGEVAKQRAGEAAADDVEDGMVVGLGTGSTAAHAIRAIGERGLDVEGVATSYQSRQLAIDAGIPLTTLEEASVDLAIDGADQVAGMDLVKGGGAAHAREKYVDASADRFVVVADPSKEVDVLDFPIPVEVLPDARPVVAERVRELGGEPELRTAERKDGPVVTDNGNLVLDCEFGRVDDPEAVAAALSSLPGAVEHGLFVGVADAVYVGTDDGVRVTNA encoded by the coding sequence ATGAAGAACACGGGCGGCGGCGAGGTGGCGAAGCAGCGCGCGGGCGAAGCAGCGGCCGACGACGTCGAGGACGGGATGGTCGTCGGACTCGGGACCGGGAGCACGGCGGCGCACGCGATTCGCGCCATCGGCGAGCGCGGCCTCGACGTCGAGGGGGTGGCGACCTCCTACCAGTCCCGACAGCTCGCTATCGACGCGGGGATTCCGTTGACGACGCTGGAGGAGGCGTCCGTCGACCTCGCTATCGACGGCGCCGACCAGGTGGCTGGCATGGACCTCGTGAAGGGCGGCGGAGCGGCGCACGCTCGCGAGAAGTACGTCGACGCGAGCGCGGACCGGTTCGTGGTCGTGGCCGATCCCAGCAAGGAAGTCGACGTGTTGGACTTCCCGATTCCAGTGGAAGTGCTGCCGGACGCGCGGCCCGTCGTCGCGGAGCGCGTGCGCGAACTCGGCGGGGAGCCGGAGCTCCGGACGGCCGAGCGCAAGGACGGCCCCGTGGTGACGGACAACGGGAACCTCGTGTTGGACTGCGAGTTCGGCCGCGTTGACGACCCCGAGGCGGTGGCAGCGGCGCTGTCGTCGCTGCCGGGCGCTGTCGAACACGGGCTGTTCGTCGGGGTAGCGGATGCAGTCTACGTGGGTACCGACGACGGCGTTCGGGTCACGAACGCGTAG
- a CDS encoding DUF1931 family protein, with product MADLIVKAAVKEELDDKNVASDFYEALDEEVSELLEDAAARAESNGRKTVQPRDL from the coding sequence ATGGCAGACCTCATCGTCAAGGCCGCTGTGAAGGAAGAACTCGACGACAAGAACGTTGCCTCCGACTTCTACGAGGCGCTCGACGAAGAAGTCTCCGAGCTCCTCGAAGACGCCGCCGCTCGCGCCGAATCCAACGGTCGCAAGACCGTTCAGCCGCGCGACCTGTAA
- a CDS encoding GIY-YIG nuclease family protein, with the protein MHYVYVLECSDGTYYTGYTTDVERRVAEHDAGDGAKYTRGRTPVTLQYVESFETKSAAMSREYEVKQLSRPQKAALVAEQDDPWP; encoded by the coding sequence GTGCACTACGTCTACGTGCTGGAGTGCAGCGACGGCACCTACTACACGGGCTACACGACGGACGTCGAGCGCCGCGTCGCGGAACACGACGCCGGCGACGGCGCGAAGTACACGCGCGGCCGCACCCCCGTCACCCTCCAGTACGTCGAGTCCTTCGAGACGAAGTCCGCGGCGATGAGCCGCGAGTACGAGGTGAAACAGCTCTCGCGCCCGCAGAAGGCAGCACTCGTCGCCGAGCAGGACGACCCGTGGCCGTAG
- a CDS encoding NADPH-dependent FMN reductase, translating to MEFTPLVVGVTGSQRATSYTRQAVEHALDAAERAGADTDNVDLADADLPLYDPDRDVADAGDAEALLDRVRAADAVVVGSPNYHSSYSSTFRNFHDYCGFDEYENTPVGLVVVAGGGTIASPLDHMRITMRGVHADVVAEQVGIRNASQYFEDGVLTDDDLAGRLDDLANAVVDAAYRWELADEAAANAEH from the coding sequence ATGGAGTTCACACCGCTGGTCGTCGGCGTCACCGGCAGCCAACGCGCCACCAGCTACACGCGCCAGGCCGTCGAGCACGCGCTCGACGCCGCCGAACGCGCGGGCGCCGACACCGACAACGTCGACCTCGCCGACGCCGACCTGCCGCTGTACGACCCCGACCGCGATGTCGCGGACGCCGGCGACGCCGAGGCACTGCTCGACCGCGTTCGCGCCGCCGACGCCGTCGTCGTCGGGTCGCCGAACTACCACAGCAGCTACTCCTCGACGTTCCGGAACTTCCACGACTACTGCGGGTTCGACGAGTACGAGAACACGCCCGTCGGCCTCGTCGTCGTGGCTGGTGGCGGCACCATCGCGTCGCCGCTGGACCACATGCGCATCACGATGCGGGGCGTCCACGCCGACGTCGTCGCCGAACAGGTCGGCATCCGGAACGCCTCGCAGTACTTCGAGGACGGCGTCCTCACCGACGACGACCTCGCCGGCCGCCTCGACGACCTCGCGAACGCCGTCGTCGACGCCGCCTACCGGTGGGAACTCGCCGACGAGGCGGCCGCGAACGCCGAGCACTGA
- a CDS encoding phosphoglucomutase/phosphomannomutase family protein, which yields MDGISFGTDGWRATLDVFTSGRVRAVAQATADYLASEGHAGETVAVGYDARETSEGFAEDIADVLAANGFDVLLPERDCPTPLVAHAIVERDLAGALVVTASHNPPEYNGVKFIPGDGAPALPEVTEAIEANLREPVEGAAQGDIREVDFVTPHAEHCRDLVDADLSGLTVVYDAMHGSGRGVTDELLEAAGAEVIRERCERDPEFGGTPPEPDEANLQGLALAVDEHDADFGVANDGDADRVAVVTPERGVLDGNRFYALAYDYLLESDTGPAVRTVSTTFLVDRLADAHDCEVVETPVGFKWVADAMGEHDALFGGEESGGYTMRGHVREKDGVLMALLAGAAASERPLDDRLDAITEEFGDIHQDKVSVDCPDDRKEAVLDELEDRLPDEVAGVPVERVNDTDGFKILLGDGSWLLVRPSGTEPKMRVYAEGDSPERVEALLAAGRDLVEPLV from the coding sequence ATGGACGGCATCTCCTTCGGGACGGACGGCTGGCGGGCGACGCTGGACGTGTTCACGAGCGGGCGCGTCCGCGCGGTCGCACAGGCTACCGCGGACTACCTCGCCAGCGAGGGCCACGCCGGCGAAACCGTCGCGGTGGGCTACGACGCGCGCGAGACGTCGGAGGGGTTCGCGGAGGACATCGCGGACGTCCTCGCGGCGAACGGCTTCGACGTGCTGTTGCCCGAGCGCGACTGCCCGACGCCGCTGGTCGCGCACGCCATCGTCGAGCGGGACCTCGCGGGCGCGCTGGTCGTCACGGCGTCGCACAATCCGCCGGAGTACAACGGCGTGAAGTTCATCCCCGGTGACGGCGCGCCGGCGCTCCCCGAGGTGACGGAGGCCATCGAGGCGAACCTCCGCGAACCCGTGGAGGGCGCCGCGCAGGGCGACATCCGCGAGGTCGACTTCGTGACGCCGCACGCAGAGCACTGCCGGGACCTCGTGGACGCCGACCTCTCGGGGCTGACGGTCGTGTACGACGCGATGCACGGGAGCGGGCGCGGCGTCACGGACGAACTGCTGGAAGCCGCCGGCGCCGAGGTGATTCGGGAGCGCTGCGAGCGCGACCCCGAGTTCGGCGGGACGCCCCCGGAGCCCGACGAGGCGAACCTGCAGGGCCTCGCGCTCGCCGTCGACGAGCACGACGCGGACTTCGGCGTCGCCAACGACGGTGACGCCGACCGCGTCGCCGTCGTCACGCCCGAACGCGGCGTCCTCGACGGGAACCGGTTCTACGCGCTCGCGTACGACTACCTCCTCGAATCCGACACGGGGCCCGCAGTCCGCACGGTGTCGACGACGTTCCTCGTTGACCGCCTCGCCGACGCCCACGACTGCGAGGTCGTGGAGACGCCAGTCGGCTTCAAGTGGGTCGCCGACGCGATGGGCGAACACGACGCCCTCTTCGGCGGCGAGGAGTCCGGCGGGTACACGATGCGCGGGCACGTCCGCGAGAAGGACGGCGTGCTGATGGCGCTGCTAGCGGGCGCCGCGGCCAGCGAACGCCCGCTCGACGACCGCCTCGACGCCATCACCGAGGAGTTCGGCGACATCCACCAGGACAAGGTGAGCGTCGACTGCCCGGACGACCGCAAGGAGGCGGTCCTCGACGAACTCGAAGACCGACTCCCCGACGAGGTCGCGGGCGTGCCAGTCGAGCGCGTCAACGACACGGACGGCTTCAAAATCCTCCTCGGGGACGGCTCGTGGCTGCTCGTCCGGCCCTCCGGTACGGAGCCAAAGATGCGGGTGTACGCGGAGGGCGACAGCCCCGAGCGCGTCGAGGCCCTCCTCGCCGCGGGCCGCGACCTCGTCGAGCCGCTAGTCTAG
- a CDS encoding GNAT family N-acetyltransferase, producing MSEAGPRGVVIRRASTRDHLGVMRVLDGANLELSSDTAERRIDAGTVVVADDDNRIVGALVAVSREAGAHVEAIAVRRRRRADGIGSALVEHAAGEWTPLTADFDPGVKPFYDALGFDCEKRGDRYRGILD from the coding sequence GTGTCGGAAGCGGGGCCGCGCGGCGTCGTGATTCGGCGCGCTTCGACCCGCGACCACCTCGGCGTGATGCGCGTGCTCGACGGCGCGAACCTCGAACTCTCCAGTGACACCGCAGAGCGGCGCATCGACGCCGGCACGGTCGTCGTGGCGGACGACGACAACCGCATCGTCGGCGCGCTCGTCGCCGTCTCCCGCGAGGCGGGCGCGCACGTCGAAGCAATCGCCGTCCGCAGGCGGCGGCGCGCGGACGGCATCGGCTCCGCGCTCGTCGAGCACGCCGCCGGCGAGTGGACGCCGCTGACCGCGGACTTCGACCCGGGTGTGAAGCCGTTCTACGACGCGCTCGGGTTCGACTGCGAGAAACGAGGCGACCGCTACCGTGGCATTCTAGACTAG
- a CDS encoding ubiquitin-like small modifier protein 2 codes for MRVTVEVVGEDTHEFDVTDETYADLLEAVELSPHEVSVMVDGTPVPEDQPVDAEHVRVLRLIRGG; via the coding sequence ATGCGCGTGACCGTCGAGGTGGTCGGCGAGGACACCCACGAGTTCGACGTGACCGACGAGACGTACGCCGACCTCCTCGAAGCAGTCGAGTTGAGCCCGCACGAGGTCTCGGTGATGGTCGACGGGACGCCGGTCCCCGAGGACCAGCCCGTCGACGCCGAGCACGTGCGCGTGCTGCGGCTCATCCGGGGTGGGTAG
- a CDS encoding polymer-forming cytoskeletal protein, translating into MRSATPRRAVAFALVALLAVSSFAGVAAADDRVGGTIVVEENETVTDGLQASGGTVIVRGTVDGDLEAFAGNVDVTESGTVTGDLGGAAGSIRIAGTVGGSVDAAAGNVDITETGAVRGDVRAGAGSFTLAGTVNGTVRVGAGSVALGPTAVVGGDFVYDGEFTQADGATVGGEVRHDPDLGSMQVSVLPSIPGWLVTLYFLAVTLFVGALLLVALPGVSATIADATASSPLRTLGAGLLTLVGAPFVFVLLLFTIVGIPIAVVGMFLYALVLALSYVWGAYAVGEWILGLADRESRWLALLAGVLAIHVVSYAPFLGGLIEFVVLLLGLGGLTVAGYQHVRRRRADDDPAA; encoded by the coding sequence ATGCGTTCCGCTACTCCCCGCCGCGCGGTCGCGTTCGCCCTCGTCGCCCTTCTCGCCGTCTCGTCGTTCGCCGGCGTCGCCGCTGCCGACGACCGTGTCGGCGGCACCATCGTCGTCGAGGAGAACGAAACCGTCACGGACGGCCTGCAAGCCAGCGGCGGCACGGTCATCGTTCGCGGCACCGTCGACGGCGACCTCGAAGCGTTCGCCGGCAACGTCGACGTCACCGAATCCGGCACCGTCACGGGTGACCTCGGTGGCGCCGCCGGGTCGATTCGCATCGCCGGCACTGTCGGGGGTAGCGTCGACGCCGCCGCCGGCAACGTCGACATCACCGAGACCGGCGCCGTCCGCGGGGACGTGCGAGCCGGTGCTGGCTCGTTCACGCTCGCCGGGACCGTCAACGGCACCGTGCGAGTCGGCGCCGGCAGCGTCGCACTCGGCCCGACGGCCGTCGTCGGCGGCGACTTCGTCTACGACGGCGAGTTCACGCAGGCCGACGGCGCCACCGTCGGCGGCGAAGTCCGTCACGACCCCGACCTCGGCTCGATGCAGGTGTCGGTCCTCCCGAGCATCCCGGGCTGGCTCGTCACGCTGTACTTCCTCGCAGTCACGCTGTTCGTCGGCGCGCTCCTCCTCGTGGCGCTCCCGGGCGTCTCCGCCACCATCGCGGACGCCACCGCGTCCTCGCCGCTGCGAACGCTCGGCGCCGGCTTGCTCACGCTCGTCGGCGCGCCGTTCGTCTTCGTCCTGCTGTTGTTCACCATCGTCGGCATCCCGATAGCCGTCGTCGGGATGTTCCTCTACGCGCTCGTCCTCGCGCTCTCGTACGTCTGGGGCGCGTACGCCGTCGGCGAGTGGATACTCGGACTCGCCGACCGCGAGAGCCGCTGGCTCGCACTCCTGGCCGGCGTGCTCGCAATCCACGTCGTCAGCTACGCGCCGTTCCTCGGCGGGCTCATCGAGTTCGTCGTCCTCCTGCTCGGCCTCGGCGGACTCACCGTCGCCGGCTACCAGCACGTCCGCCGTCGCCGCGCCGATGACGACCCGGCGGCGTGA
- a CDS encoding TspO/MBR family protein produces the protein MDLSRDDLPGVALAVVVCNAVGAAPALVTATGAGTWYETLAQPALAPPNWVFGPVWTLLFTLLGVAAYLVLRDSGGRQRRLAFGLFVAQYVLNVAWTLVFFGSQDITGGLAVIAALWVGIAATLAAFWRVRPAAGALLAPYLAWVSFAAYLNYAFWALN, from the coding sequence ATGGACCTCTCACGGGACGACCTGCCGGGCGTCGCGCTCGCCGTCGTCGTCTGTAACGCCGTCGGCGCCGCCCCGGCGCTCGTCACGGCCACCGGCGCCGGAACGTGGTACGAAACGCTCGCTCAGCCGGCGCTCGCGCCCCCGAACTGGGTGTTCGGCCCGGTCTGGACGCTGCTGTTCACGCTGCTCGGCGTCGCCGCCTACCTCGTCCTCCGGGACAGCGGCGGCCGCCAGCGGCGACTGGCGTTCGGGCTGTTCGTCGCGCAGTACGTCCTCAACGTCGCGTGGACGCTCGTGTTCTTCGGCAGTCAGGACATCACGGGCGGCCTCGCCGTCATCGCCGCGCTCTGGGTCGGTATCGCCGCGACGCTCGCGGCGTTCTGGCGCGTGCGGCCCGCCGCCGGCGCACTGCTCGCACCGTACCTCGCGTGGGTGTCGTTCGCCGCGTACCTCAACTACGCGTTCTGGGCGCTGAACTAG
- a CDS encoding glutathione S-transferase family protein produces MGRMVDGEWRTDEEMIDHGESGEFEREETSFRDWVGEDYPAESGRYHLYVSYACPWAHRTLLTRALKGLDDAVSVSVVDPVRFDQGWEFAPDKPGATPDHLFGSEYLRDVYAQADAEYTGRVTVPVLYDTEEDTIVNNESEEIMRMLDVAFDDFATRDVDLYPEGYQDEVDRLIEDIYDPINNGVYRAGFADSQRAYDNAVDDLFEALAHYDDLLADQRYLAGDVLTEADVAMFTTLYRFDEVYHTHFKCNRQRIADYDNLWPYLRELCQLGAAEQSEGAPNERTGSEATRESSVVADTLHMDHVKQHYYRSHGHLNPKRLVPTGPNPDFFAPHDRDDLPGGPPADLRE; encoded by the coding sequence ATGGGACGCATGGTGGACGGCGAGTGGCGCACCGACGAGGAGATGATAGACCACGGCGAGAGCGGCGAGTTCGAGCGCGAGGAGACGTCGTTCCGCGACTGGGTGGGCGAGGACTACCCCGCCGAGTCCGGGCGCTACCACCTCTACGTCTCCTACGCGTGTCCGTGGGCGCACCGAACCCTGCTCACGCGCGCGCTCAAGGGTCTCGACGACGCCGTCTCCGTCAGCGTCGTCGACCCCGTGCGCTTCGACCAGGGCTGGGAGTTCGCCCCCGACAAGCCCGGCGCGACCCCCGACCACCTCTTCGGGTCGGAGTACCTCCGCGACGTGTACGCGCAAGCCGACGCCGAGTACACCGGCCGCGTCACCGTGCCCGTGCTCTACGACACCGAGGAAGACACCATCGTGAACAACGAGAGCGAGGAGATCATGCGGATGCTCGACGTCGCCTTCGACGACTTCGCGACCCGGGACGTGGACCTCTACCCCGAGGGGTATCAGGACGAGGTCGACCGCCTCATCGAGGACATCTACGACCCCATCAACAACGGCGTCTACCGCGCGGGGTTCGCGGACAGCCAGCGCGCGTACGACAACGCCGTCGACGACCTCTTCGAGGCGCTCGCACACTACGACGACCTCCTCGCCGACCAGCGCTACCTCGCGGGCGACGTGCTCACCGAGGCCGACGTCGCGATGTTCACCACCCTCTATCGCTTCGACGAGGTCTACCACACGCACTTCAAGTGCAACCGCCAGCGCATCGCCGACTACGACAACCTCTGGCCGTACCTCCGCGAACTCTGCCAGCTGGGCGCCGCCGAACAGAGTGAGGGGGCGCCGAATGAACGAACGGGGAGCGAAGCGACCCGTGAGTCCTCGGTCGTCGCGGACACGCTCCACATGGACCACGTCAAGCAGCACTACTATCGCAGCCACGGTCACCTCAACCCCAAGCGTCTCGTTCCCACGGGCCCGAACCCGGATTTCTTCGCGCCCCACGACCGGGACGACCTGCCGGGCGGCCCGCCCGCGGACCTGCGCGAGTAG